A single window of Helicobacter pylori NCTC 11637 = CCUG 17874 = ATCC 43504 = JCM 12093 DNA harbors:
- the secE gene encoding preprotein translocase subunit SecE — MDKWLMQYKLAREELSKVIFPIKEQIRNALVSVLVVVSAITLFLALLDFSLGAFISSVL; from the coding sequence ATGGATAAATGGCTCATGCAATATAAATTAGCTAGAGAAGAGCTTTCTAAAGTGATATTTCCTATTAAGGAGCAGATACGCAACGCGCTTGTTTCTGTTTTGGTGGTGGTGAGTGCTATCACGCTGTTTTTAGCTTTGTTGGATTTTTCTCTGGGGGCTTTTATCTCTAGTGTTCTATAG
- a CDS encoding ABC transporter ATP-binding protein, which produces MAKKKHKISTLKYFLRSLKQIYMLITFKEKMVFFLLVLMAVFSSFVEVMSLTLLMPFITLASDPSRALDDKDWKMVYDFFHFSSPVRLMYFFSFCLVGIYLFRMFYGVSFTYLKGRFSNKKAYQIKQQLFLQHIKSNYLSHLNHNLDSLRDIINNKAEGMFMSFNAFLSLLTEITVIVFFYSTLILTNWKITLVFTMILALQIFLIVKKVTVLIKKKGEMAAKSKAQTLKVFSKFFSNFKITKLKDNHEEAHKLFGENSRKAHDTEIIYATLQVVPRYSIETVGFSLLILAVAYILFKYGEAKMVLPTISMYALALYRILPSVTGMINYYNEIAYNQLATNIVFKSLTKTIVEEDLVPLDFNKKITLQNISFAYKSKHPVLKNFNLTIQRGQKVALIGHSGCGKSTLADIIMGLTYPKSGEIFIDNTLLTNENRRSWRKKIGYIPQNIYLFDGTVGDNIAFGSAIDEKRLIKVCKMAHIYDFLCEHEGLKTQVGEGGAKLSGGQKQRIGIARALYDNPEILVLDEATSALDNETESKIMDEIYQIAKNKTLIVIAHRLSTIERCEVIIDMSQHKDNLG; this is translated from the coding sequence ATGGCGAAAAAAAAACATAAAATCTCTACTTTAAAATACTTTTTGCGTTCTTTAAAGCAAATCTATATGCTCATCACTTTCAAGGAAAAAATGGTTTTTTTCCTGCTTGTGCTGATGGCGGTTTTTTCTTCTTTTGTGGAAGTGATGTCTCTAACTCTCCTAATGCCTTTTATCACTCTCGCTTCCGATCCTAGCAGGGCTTTAGACGATAAAGACTGGAAAATGGTCTATGATTTTTTCCATTTTTCATCTCCCGTTCGCCTTATGTATTTCTTTAGTTTTTGCTTGGTGGGGATTTATTTGTTCAGGATGTTTTATGGGGTGTCTTTCACTTATTTGAAAGGGCGTTTTTCCAATAAGAAAGCTTATCAAATCAAACAACAACTTTTCTTGCAGCACATTAAAAGCAACTACCTTTCCCACCTTAACCACAACTTGGATTCTTTAAGAGACATTATCAACAATAAAGCAGAGGGCATGTTTATGAGCTTTAACGCATTCTTAAGCTTACTCACTGAAATAACTGTGATCGTTTTTTTCTACTCCACGCTCATATTAACTAACTGGAAAATAACGCTCGTTTTTACTATGATCCTCGCCTTACAAATTTTTCTTATTGTCAAAAAAGTCACCGTTCTCATTAAGAAAAAGGGTGAGATGGCTGCCAAATCCAAAGCGCAAACGCTTAAGGTTTTTTCAAAATTTTTCAGCAATTTCAAAATCACTAAACTCAAAGACAACCACGAAGAAGCCCACAAGCTCTTTGGAGAAAATAGCCGTAAAGCCCATGACACTGAGATCATTTACGCTACTTTGCAAGTAGTCCCCAGGTATTCAATAGAAACGGTGGGCTTTAGCTTGTTGATTTTAGCGGTCGCTTACATTCTATTCAAATACGGCGAAGCTAAAATGGTGCTCCCTACCATTTCTATGTATGCTCTAGCGCTTTATCGCATACTCCCTTCTGTGACTGGAATGATCAACTACTACAATGAAATCGCTTACAACCAGCTTGCGACTAACATTGTGTTTAAAAGCCTTACTAAAACCATCGTTGAAGAGGATTTAGTCCCTTTAGACTTTAATAAAAAAATCACTCTCCAAAACATCTCATTCGCTTATAAGTCAAAACACCCGGTTTTGAAAAATTTTAACCTCACTATTCAAAGAGGTCAAAAAGTCGCTCTCATAGGCCATAGCGGGTGCGGGAAATCCACGCTAGCGGATATTATTATGGGGCTTACTTACCCTAAAAGCGGGGAAATTTTTATTGATAACACCCTTTTAACCAACGAAAACAGGCGCTCATGGCGTAAAAAAATAGGCTATATCCCCCAAAATATTTACCTTTTTGATGGCACTGTGGGGGATAATATCGCTTTTGGGAGCGCCATAGATGAAAAACGCTTGATTAAGGTGTGCAAAATGGCTCATATTTATGATTTTTTATGCGAGCATGAGGGCCTTAAAACCCAAGTGGGCGAAGGGGGCGCTAAGCTTAGTGGCGGTCAAAAACAGCGCATAGGCATTGCAAGAGCCTTATACGATAACCCTGAAATTTTGGTTTTAGATGAAGCCACTTCAGCCCTAGACAATGAAACCGAGAGTAAAATCATGGATGAAATCTATCAAATCGCTAAAAATAAAACCCTAATCGTTATCGCCCACCGCTTAAGCACGATTGAACGCTGTGAAGTCATCATTGATATGAGCCAACACAAAGACAATCTTGGCTAA
- the rplL gene encoding 50S ribosomal protein L7/L12 — protein MAISKEEVLEYIGSLSVLELAELVKMFEEKFGVSATPTVVAGAAVAGGAAAESEEKTEFNVILADSGAEKIKVIKVVREITGLGLKEAKDATEKTPHVLKEGVNKEEAETIKKKLEEVGAKVEVK, from the coding sequence ATGGCAATTTCAAAAGAAGAAGTGTTAGAGTATATTGGTTCATTGAGCGTTTTAGAGCTTGCTGAATTGGTTAAAATGTTTGAGGAAAAATTTGGCGTGAGCGCGACTCCAACGGTCGTAGCGGGTGCGGCTGTAGCTGGCGGTGCAGCGGCTGAGAGCGAAGAAAAAACCGAATTTAATGTGATTTTAGCCGATAGCGGTGCTGAAAAAATTAAGGTGATTAAAGTGGTTCGTGAAATCACTGGACTTGGCCTGAAAGAAGCTAAAGACGCTACCGAAAAAACCCCTCATGTGCTTAAAGAGGGCGTGAATAAAGAAGAAGCTGAAACCATCAAGAAGAAACTTGAAGAAGTAGGTGCTAAGGTTGAAGTCAAGTAA
- the rplK gene encoding 50S ribosomal protein L11 produces MAKKVVGEIKLQIPAGKANPSPPVGPALGQRGVNIMEFCKAFNERTKDMGSFNIPVIITVYQDKSFTFITKKPPVTDLIKKASGVEKGSDNPLKNKIAKLTHKQVEEIAQLKMEDLNTSTMEAAKKIVMGSARSMGVEVVD; encoded by the coding sequence ATGGCTAAAAAAGTAGTCGGAGAAATCAAACTTCAAATCCCTGCCGGTAAGGCAAACCCTTCACCTCCCGTAGGGCCAGCGTTGGGTCAAAGAGGGGTTAATATCATGGAATTTTGTAAGGCTTTTAATGAAAGAACTAAAGACATGGGGAGTTTTAATATCCCAGTCATTATCACGGTTTATCAAGATAAGAGTTTCACCTTTATCACTAAAAAGCCTCCGGTAACGGATTTGATCAAAAAAGCTTCTGGGGTTGAAAAAGGTTCTGACAACCCGCTCAAAAATAAGATCGCAAAGCTCACCCACAAGCAAGTGGAAGAGATTGCGCAATTGAAAATGGAAGATTTAAACACAAGCACCATGGAAGCGGCCAAAAAAATCGTTATGGGCAGCGCTAGGAGCATGGGCGTAGAAGTTGTGGATTGA
- the tuf gene encoding elongation factor Tu yields the protein MAKEKFNRTKPHVNIGTIGHVDHGKTTLSAAISAVLSLKGLAEMKDYDNIDNAPEEKERGITIATSHIEYETENRHYAHVDCPGHADYVKNMITGAAQMDGAILVVSAADGPMPQTREHILLSRQVGVPHIVVFLNKQDMVDDQELLELVEMEVRELLSAYEFPGDDTPIVAGSALRALEEAKAGNVGEWGEKVLKLMAEVDAYIPTPERDTEKTFLMPVEDVFSIAGRGTVVTGRIERGVVKVGDEVEIVGIRATQKTTVTGVEMFRKELEKGEAGDNVGVLLRGTKKEEVERGMVLCKPGSITPHKKFEGEIYVLSKEEGGRHTPFFTNYRPQFYVRTTDVTGSITLPEGVEMVMPGDNVKITVELISPVALELGTKFAIREGGRTVGAGVVSNIIE from the coding sequence ATGGCAAAAGAAAAGTTTAACAGAACTAAGCCGCATGTTAATATTGGAACCATTGGGCATGTAGACCATGGTAAAACGACTTTGAGTGCAGCGATTTCAGCGGTGCTTTCTTTGAAAGGTCTTGCAGAAATGAAAGACTATGATAATATTGATAACGCCCCTGAAGAAAAAGAAAGAGGGATCACTATCGCTACTTCCCACATTGAATATGAGACTGAAAACAGACACTATGCGCATGTGGATTGCCCAGGACACGCTGACTATGTAAAAAACATGATCACCGGTGCGGCACAAATGGACGGAGCGATTTTGGTTGTTTCTGCAGCTGATGGCCCTATGCCTCAAACCAGAGAGCATATCTTATTGTCTCGTCAAGTAGGCGTGCCTCACATCGTTGTTTTCTTAAACAAACAAGACATGGTAGATGACCAAGAATTGTTAGAGTTGGTAGAAATGGAAGTGCGCGAATTGTTGAGCGCGTATGAATTCCCTGGTGATGACACTCCTATCGTAGCGGGTTCAGCTTTAAGAGCTTTAGAGGAAGCAAAGGCTGGTAATGTGGGTGAATGGGGTGAAAAAGTGCTTAAGCTCATGGCTGAAGTGGATGCCTATATCCCTACTCCAGAAAGAGACACTGAAAAAACTTTCTTGATGCCGGTTGAAGATGTGTTCTCTATTGCGGGTAGAGGGACTGTGGTTACAGGTAGGATTGAAAGAGGTGTGGTGAAAGTAGGCGATGAAGTGGAAATCGTTGGTATCAGAGCTACACAAAAAACGACTGTAACCGGTGTGGAAATGTTTAGAAAAGAGCTAGAAAAAGGTGAGGCCGGCGATAATGTGGGCGTGCTTTTGAGAGGAACTAAAAAAGAAGAAGTAGAACGCGGTATGGTTCTATGCAAACCAGGTTCTATCACTCCGCACAAGAAATTTGAGGGAGAAATTTATGTCCTTTCTAAAGAAGAAGGCGGGAGACACACTCCATTCTTCACCAATTACCGCCCGCAATTCTATGTGCGCACGACTGATGTGACTGGCTCTATCACCCTTCCTGAAGGCGTAGAAATGGTTATGCCTGGCGATAATGTGAAAATCACTGTAGAGTTGATTAGCCCTGTTGCGTTAGAGTTGGGAACTAAATTTGCGATTCGTGAAGGCGGTAGGACCGTTGGTGCTGGTGTTGTGAGCAATATTATTGAATAA
- the rplJ gene encoding 50S ribosomal protein L10 → MQKQHQRQHKVELVANLKSQFADAKALLICDYKGLSVKKLEALRNKARNQGIKVQVIKNTLAHIAMKEAGYSDLDLKETNVFLWGDDQIALSKLVFDFQKEHKDHFVLKAGLFDKESVSVAHVEAVSKLPSKEELMGMLLSVWTAPVRYFVTGLDNLRKAKEEN, encoded by the coding sequence ATGCAAAAACAACATCAAAGGCAGCATAAAGTAGAGCTAGTCGCTAACTTAAAATCGCAATTTGCAGATGCCAAAGCCCTTTTAATTTGCGATTATAAGGGTCTTAGCGTGAAAAAGTTGGAAGCTTTAAGGAATAAGGCTCGCAATCAAGGCATTAAAGTGCAAGTGATTAAGAACACTCTCGCTCATATTGCCATGAAAGAGGCTGGCTACTCTGATTTGGATTTGAAAGAAACCAATGTGTTTTTGTGGGGCGATGATCAAATCGCTCTCTCTAAACTCGTGTTTGATTTCCAAAAAGAGCATAAAGATCACTTTGTGTTGAAAGCGGGCTTGTTTGATAAAGAAAGCGTTAGCGTAGCTCATGTGGAAGCGGTTTCAAAACTCCCAAGCAAAGAAGAGCTTATGGGAATGTTGCTTTCTGTTTGGACGGCTCCGGTGCGTTATTTTGTGACCGGTTTAGACAATTTGCGTAAAGCGAAAGAAGAAAACTAA
- the rplA gene encoding 50S ribosomal protein L1, with the protein MAKKVFKRLEKLFSKIQNDKAYGVEQGVEVVKSLASAKFDETVEVALRLGVDPRHADQMVRGAVVLPHGTGKKVRVAVFAKDIKQDEAKNAGADVVGGDDLAEEIKNGRIDFDMVIATPDMMAVVGKVGRILGPKGLMPNPKTGTVTMDIAKAVTNAKSGQVNFRVDKKGNVHAPIGKASFPEEKIKENMLELVKTINRLKPSSAKGKYIRNAALSLTMSPSVSLDAQELMDVK; encoded by the coding sequence GTGGCAAAAAAAGTATTTAAAAGATTGGAAAAACTTTTTTCTAAAATTCAAAACGATAAAGCGTATGGCGTAGAGCAGGGCGTAGAGGTGGTTAAATCCCTCGCTTCAGCCAAATTTGATGAAACCGTGGAAGTAGCGTTAAGGCTAGGGGTTGATCCAAGGCATGCGGATCAAATGGTGCGCGGTGCGGTGGTGCTTCCTCATGGAACAGGGAAAAAAGTAAGAGTGGCCGTTTTTGCAAAAGACATCAAGCAAGATGAAGCCAAGAACGCTGGGGCTGATGTCGTTGGCGGAGATGATTTGGCTGAAGAAATCAAAAATGGTCGCATTGATTTTGACATGGTGATTGCAACGCCTGATATGATGGCGGTTGTCGGTAAAGTGGGTAGGATTTTAGGCCCTAAGGGTTTGATGCCAAACCCTAAAACCGGAACCGTTACGATGGATATTGCTAAAGCGGTTACTAACGCTAAAAGCGGTCAAGTGAATTTCAGGGTGGATAAAAAGGGCAATGTTCATGCCCCTATTGGTAAGGCGAGTTTTCCTGAAGAAAAAATCAAAGAAAACATGCTTGAGTTGGTTAAAACGATCAACCGCCTAAAACCCAGTAGTGCGAAAGGCAAGTATATTAGAAACGCCGCTCTTTCGCTCACCATGTCGCCTTCAGTGAGTTTGGACGCGCAAGAATTGATGGATGTTAAATAG
- the rpmG gene encoding 50S ribosomal protein L33 has protein sequence MKVKIGLKCSDCEDINYSTTKNAKTNTEKLELKKFCPRENKHTLHKEIKLKS, from the coding sequence ATGAAAGTTAAAATAGGGTTGAAGTGTTCTGATTGTGAAGATATCAATTACAGCACAACCAAGAACGCTAAAACTAACACTGAAAAACTGGAGCTTAAGAAGTTCTGCCCAAGGGAAAACAAACACACTCTTCATAAAGAAATCAAATTGAAGAGCTAG
- the nusG gene encoding transcription termination/antitermination protein NusG, whose product MDWYAIQTYSGSEQSVKKAIENLANDHNIRDRIQEIIVPTEDIIEVSKKSKTKVTEQSLYPGYVFIKVDLDTVLWHKIQSLPRVSRFIGENKKPTPLSEADIGHILEKMNNRAAPKPKIFFEQGEVVRVVEGPFANFTATVEEYDVEHRKLKLNVSIFGRNTPIEILHSQVEKII is encoded by the coding sequence ATGGATTGGTATGCCATACAAACTTATTCAGGGAGCGAGCAGTCCGTTAAGAAAGCGATTGAGAATCTAGCGAACGATCATAATATAAGAGATAGGATACAAGAGATCATTGTGCCTACTGAAGATATTATAGAGGTTTCTAAAAAAAGCAAGACGAAAGTAACGGAACAAAGCCTTTATCCTGGGTATGTTTTTATTAAGGTGGATTTAGATACGGTTTTGTGGCATAAGATACAATCTTTGCCAAGAGTGAGCCGTTTTATTGGAGAAAATAAAAAGCCAACCCCATTGAGTGAAGCGGATATTGGGCATATTTTAGAAAAAATGAATAACCGAGCGGCCCCCAAGCCCAAAATCTTTTTTGAGCAAGGCGAAGTGGTGCGCGTGGTGGAAGGTCCTTTTGCGAACTTTACTGCTACGGTGGAAGAGTATGATGTGGAACACCGCAAGCTCAAGCTCAATGTTTCTATTTTTGGCAGGAACACTCCAATAGAGATTTTGCATTCGCAAGTGGAAAAAATTATATAA